In Acanthochromis polyacanthus isolate Apoly-LR-REF ecotype Palm Island chromosome 18, KAUST_Apoly_ChrSc, whole genome shotgun sequence, the following proteins share a genomic window:
- the LOC127530854 gene encoding LOW QUALITY PROTEIN: activated RNA polymerase II transcriptional coactivator p15-like (The sequence of the model RefSeq protein was modified relative to this genomic sequence to represent the inferred CDS: inserted 2 bases in 1 codon) has translation MAAISFLLPVQRLAVLHHIVTPKPTEAPSSTSGSDSDSEAETKEKRKKPSAPEKPVKKPKHGESSKPGGSSKGGSNGDDNMLQIGKMRYVRVRDFKGKVLTDIREHWMNQDEGEMKPGXKGVSLSPEQWNQLKDQISESDNTIKRV, from the exons ATGGCG GCTATCAGCTTTCTGCTTCCAGTCCAGAGACTTGCTGTGCTGCACCATATTGTAACGCCAAAACCAACAGAAGCACCGTCTTCCACATCTGGAAGTGACTCGGACAGTGAAGCAGAGACcaaggaaaagagaaagaagccGAGTGCACCAGAGAAGCCGGTCAAGAAACCAAAGCATGGAGAGAGTTCCAAGCCAGGAGGCTCATCCAAAGGCGGCAGTAATGGTGACGACAACATGCTCCAGATTGGAAAGATGAGATATGTCCGTGTCAGAGACTTCAAGGGTAAAGTCCTGACTGACATCAGAGAGCACTGGATGAACCAAGATGAAGGGGAGATGAAGCCAGG GAAAGGTGTCTCCTTGAGTCCTGAGCAGTGGAACCAACTGAAGGACCAGATTTCAGAAAGTGACAACACCATTAAGAGAGTTTAA